The following is a genomic window from Malus sylvestris chromosome 7, drMalSylv7.2, whole genome shotgun sequence.
CAAtaatttttagattttagtccttttgaaggttttttgacttctaaaaccctaatttttgaATCTGCAGTTACATGAAAGAGGGAATGCGGACCAGCGTCGAAGCGATTTTACTGGTATGTGCTTTGAATCAATAGCCCCTCCTCTGCACATAATTTACCGTTTATTTTGGTGGGCAAAGCTCATAATCTCCTTGTATGTGTGAAATATTTAGGAAAAATAAAGAACTTGTTTGATCATTATTTTAGTACCATAATATGCCCTTACacttctttttaatttattttttggatgATTAACTATATTAGACACAAATCTTGGTAGCATGCTCATCAGAAATTAACAAAAGGGGATTTTTTGAGCTGAATGGCTCGTGGCATAATTAAATGAGGAATTCCGGTTTTACCTATGGCACTGGTTCTTTAGTTTTCGCCTTTGGGAATTCCTGACTTGTTTCTTTCATGGTTTCTGATAAGAGGCTCCGCAAACACTTTGCAATGTATGTTGGATGTCTTTTTAGCTTGACTAATCCAGGTTATGTTTTCGCATTTTGGTCCTCTCATCTTCAACGTTCTACAAGCCCCTAATTCAAGTTTTCATAATTGCCAATTGTATCGCTGTTTAACATGGAATTGATAAAGTGAAGTGTCTTGACACTTGCATTCTTTCTCTGGGCTCAACGCACGTCTTTGCTTTGCAGGTACAGGAGCATAATCATCCCCACATACTTCTCCTGCAGATTGGAAACACATTCTGCAAACTTCCTGGTGGACGACTGAAGCCAGGGGAGAATGGTAAGAACTTATCTTGTATTCCATCCTTGTCATGGTGCATCCATTTTTACCTGAGTTGATATTATTAAAGACTGAccccttttgttttcttttctctgcGGTGGTGCCATGGTGGGTCTCTTTATGTTACAGAAATTGAGGGGTTGAAAAGAAAGCTGACCAGCAAGCTTGGTGCTAATTCACCTGCCCTTGTACCAGACTGGCAGGTATGACTCTCAGATTTACCATCTCTCTGACTATAGGTGTAAGAGAAATGATGTTAGAAACTTATAGGGCTATAGGAAAACAAATGAGAAAATAACTTGGAACTGAGTTGACTGCAAGTGTTAAAACTTAATGAAGATGAATGGACATTCAAGGCAACCAAAAAACGCATTGGCCTTTAATAGGTGCTTCCTTAGTGTTCTATTTCATAAAAGTGACCTTGGTTTATGAGAACTTGTCGCATGTCAAGTTCACAATGCCGCTCCTTCTATTTGAAATCTTGGAGCTTGAAAATTCTGGTTTTAGGCATGTTTTATATTGTCATTGCTCATTTTACTTAGCTTGTCCCCTGGTTGCAGATAGGAGAGTGCGTGGCTATCTGGTGGAGGCCAAACTTTGAAACCATAATGTACCCATATTGCCCTCCTCACATAACAAAACCCAAGGTAAATTTCTGTCAAAACAAATCCTGGACAATTTCTGTTGATGACTTCTTTGTGCTGCATATAATTATATCCCTTCCTCTCATTCCCACacactaattttttatttacccAATTTTGGTAATGCAGGAGTGTAAGAAGCTTTTCCTTGTTCACTTATCTGAGAGGGAGTACTTTGCTGTCCCCAAAAACCTAAAACTTCTTGCTGTTCCATTGTTTGAGCTCTATGATAACGTTCAGGTATCGTGATCATATCGtcatatggagttcttctgctTTCCTACTTAATATTTGAATTTGGCTTGTGTTTGTTGAATTCTAAGCCTTAAAAAAGCAATAGCTGCATCAGAATATTTTCAGGATGATGATTCATAAGTGTTGTACAATTACTTCATTATGATTTCCCCCGGTTACCCATCTCTTAGTTTTGTAATGAAAAACTTAAACCTTTTGTTCCTTTCATTAAGTTCATCCTTTTTCTAAATATCATCTTAAAATTTTCTGTAAACTCATGATGTCACATAATTGCAGAGATATGGGCCTGTTATATCTACAATCCCACAGCAGCTTTCCAGATTCCAGTTTAACATGATCAGTTCATGAAGAGAGGAATTTTGAAGTATATCACTATCCAGTATACTAAAGATCACATCTTGATATATCATTGCGTGGATAGCTAGAACTCAAGACAAGATGTTATTTTTATAACTGAACTTAAGTTGGTTAGTGTGAGATCCGTCAGTTTATACAGATGACCGAAGCATATCTTGTGGTATGATTTGTCCATCTATATTTGGTTAGTGATTGTCTTTGCTAAATGCGTTTTACGTTACTCTTGAAACTTTGTCTGAACAGTGGTTATGTTGTGCAAGTTCTTGTTTCTTATCAAGAAGGTCTGTCAGTTACTTTAGACACGGGAGTGATACAATGTTGTCTCAGTTCTGTTTTCCGATTctcaaaatttgagattttgtaCGTTAACTTGTTCTCTTGTGCAATGATGGGTAGGAGGAGATGTATGTGCTTACTTCTTAGAAGTACCTAACAACTATCTTAACTTCGTGTAATGGTGGGTAGGCGATGGATATGCATTCCCACGGGATTCTTATCGGTTTTATTCTGTTGGAGCCTTGTGGCATGTAATCACCCTTGTAGAATTCGTCTTTGATCAGTAaaattcttcctttttttttgtttgttcgaGAAGTGTATTTTTTCTTTATGTTACGAAATGCTGCATGGTGCTCTTGGTTCCCCTGGTCTATGTGTGACAGGAAAATATTGCCGATACCCAATTGATCACAAAGTTTGGGGGCAAAATGAATGAATTGCTATTCCTTTTGAGGCTTACATTGGTTTGAAGTGGATCTAATTTGTCCTACCTtctcttctccatttttttAAGAGGTTTTCGTTCTCGGGGTCCAGGGTTCCATTAGAAGCATAAACATGACTACGTCCTGTCTTCTTTCAAATCttcttttcttccatttttcctCTTGCACTTTGAGCCTCTGGCCATTGTCCAGCCGCGGCATGCGTGTTAGACAAAAGGACATAAACCCCGGATTCGTTCGTTTCCAAGTCAGTAGCCTTCTCTATCACTTCCTCTGCAAACTTAAGGTGATTTTTTTCTCTGCAACCCCCAAGCAAGGACCCCCAGATAGCAATGTCGGGCTTATACGGCATTTCCTTCACCAGACGTAGTGCTTCCTCCACCTGAGCGTTTCGGCTCAGCAAATCGATTAGGCAACCAAAATGCTGAAGCTTTGGTACAATCCCAAATTCTTTCTCCATAGCATAGAAGATTCTTTCACCTTCTTCTACCAAGCCTCCATGGCTACAAGCGAAGAGAGTAGCTGTGAACGTGAAGTCGTTCGGCTTCAACCCTTCCTTCCGCATCAGTGAGTATAGTTTGACGGCATCTTCTGCTCTTCCGTGGATAGCAACCGATCTAATCATAGCATTCCAACAAAATACATCCCTCTTTCCTATCTTGATAAAAGGAGCAAAAGCTCTGTTTATGTCCCTGCACTTCGCATACATGTCGATTAGGGCAGTCCCCAAAATGGTTCCGAAAAGAAACCAATCCTCTATAAGCTCTGTGTGTCCATTTTCCAAACTCTAGGGCCCCCGGGTGGGAACAAGCTGACAGAACAGAAACATATGTATATCCATCCGGAACCACACCTTCCGACTGCATTTGCACAAAAGCATCCAATGCTTTTTCATACTGTCCATGCTGGGTGTAACTTGATATCATGTTGTTCCAAGAAACCACATTCTTGCACGGCATTGTCTCGAAAAAATTTCTTGCCGTTATAAGGTCTCCGGCATTGGCATAGACTCCAATCATCAATGTCCACGAGACAACATCCTTCTTCGGCATCCTCTCAAACAAATCTCTTGCATTACCCAGATCCCTAACTTCAGCATAACCTGAAATCATAGAATTCCACGAAACAACGTCCTTCTCAGGCATATCATCAAACAACTTTCTCACACTCTGAACATCACTAACGCTCGCATAACGCGAAATCATGCGGTTCCACAATTCTATTCACATATCATCGAATACCTTGCGGGCATCATTCAAAGTCCTATAATTTACAACGCCAGAATCACAGTAATCCACATACATATTGAAAACCGCATTAGCAACCGCTAGATTTGACTCGAACCCATGCTTTACAATATGACAATGCACTTGTTTTCCTTTTCTGTACCAACCCAATTTAGTGCGGGAGTTCAAGACATACGGGTAGGTGAAGTTATGGGGTTTGATTCCTCTCAgaggcatttcatcaaacactgaGACGCATTGCTCGAAGGGCCCATTGATATCGTACCCTCTGATCATGGCGTTCTGAATCACAATATCGGTACTGAGTTGATGACCCAGTTGGGAAAATATGAGATTGGGATACTCCATGGATCCGAACTCGGTGCTCCGCCGGAgaaattttgagaaaatttGGATGTTTTGGTAGAGGGGTTGTGACAATGAGGGCATGGATTTGCTGCAACTGTTTGAACGCGCATTGTGGCAATAGTTTTGAGAGAGTGAAGTCTAAGGAATAAGCCATGGCTTGCATTTCTGGTAACACCTCGCATACTAATTCACTagctctttttcttttgtctgtACTTCTAATTCCTTTTTGCTTCTTTGTTTGGGTTCAAAGAAAGGAACAGCAGCAAGACCCTGGTCAAGCAAATTTAATAACCAACACAGCTTTGCCAAGCAAATTTACACTTGGCTTGGCTAAAAGGAGTCGATTTTGGAAATTAAAGCTCCAAAGACGACGATTAGGGACCTTGTACAAAACATTAGTAGACTAGCCAGCTTAATGTTGGCAACATCGACACTTAATGCTGGTGACGTAACcgttaattatttaaaatgttaGGTAGTTATTTGGAATGTTTTAAAAAGTTGAGAATAATgctaataaattaatatgagATAAACTACGCGTAATAAATTGGATTACTGATTGTAATGTGAAATCCAcatatttgttttttcattCTACGTATATATTCTAATGGATAGGATGTTGGGTTTTCATCTATGCCTACCGGGTTCAAAACTCCATTAGTAGAATCCATGGTCCTTCGCCCTATTGTTTCCGTTGGtcgtcgttttttttttcttatatccTTTATCCTTTTGTTTGATCACATTGGTTATTGTTAACCAAAACAAATCTTAGCAAATCTACTTTATTGACTATGTAATTCTAaagattttaattaaaagaTCAAGAGTAGTATTAACTATTGTAAAGAGACTAATATGCCCCCAAGCCAAGGGTGCATCATTTCCATGTGgccttaaaacaaagtttaggacTTGGTCAATGATTAGTGTGTTATATTCTTTGTGTGTCATATCCTATTGTCTTATTGTGTTTTCCTCTGAAGAATAATAAGTTGTCTAAGCAACCAACAAACTTATTTAATGTGGAAAGTAAGCAGAAGGGTAAGCATTGAGCAACCTGGAACCAATTGATTTGTAACAGTTTACACTTAATTAGTAGATCAAATGCTGTCTTAATCTCTGTCATTTTCACTTGTTCTAAAAGAACACTGTAAATTaagaggaattagggttttgtttcttaTGTTTACGGGTACAGGTGCTCTATCACTGAATCTAGGAGTCCTCTTTTGATTTGAGATTTTTTCCGTTTAAGGGTAGATGCGCTCTAACACTATGTAAAGAGGAATTACAGTTCGTTTCTTTGTCTCAATCGGGCCTCCATGCTTGAGAGTCTGATTACAGACAACCTATTTTCTCTAACATGGAAGAACCAGGAAAAGAAGGTTGCATTTGTGTATATGAAGCTGCAGATTGGTCGAGATTAACCAATgaattgtaataaaaaaaaattaatggacAACTTGGTGTTTGGCCGAGTCCTGCCAATCACAAATCTTTGACTTGATTCATGGaatcaatttagttttaagATAATCAGCTGATTCATCCCTACATGTTTGTCATAATTCAGTTCTCTCTTAACAATTTAAAACTTCCAcgacaaccaaacaaaaatagtTCTATAACAAAGTCAGAACCATGGAAACCCTAATATGTACAGCTACCCCCTCCACAGGGCACAGCACAGCATCTTGATGGAAGTCAAATTTTGGATTGTTGACAGATAAGGTAAGTATCGGGTTTGGAGgaatacgttttttttttcttttttggacaAGTGAAGTTTATAACAACGGATcaatacaacaacaataacaactaAGCGTATCAAGCTCATCACATCATACAGGAAATGATCAGTCTAACCGCCATATGAAGATTACCTAATCACTTTTGGCTTCTGATTTTGACAATGTCTAATTTGCAGGCACGAGGTTAATTCCTGAGGTCTAGGAACCCTAGCTTGGCTAATTGGTTTTTGTTGTGTAAAGCTGTTGTTATTAGTATTATAATACcatctaattaattattaaaagactgataatgtgattaaataatgGTAATGGTATCATAAATAGCTGTTGCATTTGTCTCATCTCATGTTGTAACTCCTGTAAGTCGTCGTTGGAGATATCCTAATGAGTTAGTTAATGTTATAAAATATGAACTAATGGATGTAATTATTTTTCTGTGCATATTGGTTTGTACCACATCACGTAGAATCTTTCTAAGAAACACATGATTCACGACTAATTACTTGAATAATCAACAGTGTCATGATTCCGTTATAATGATGTAATCCTAATTTCAAAACGAATAGCTaccaagaaaaacaaagaacgGACAAACCTGAAAACGTTGTCTTTTTATCTCCCTGTAAATATAAAATATAGGCGATGAGGTATAAAACGATAGTCCAGATTAATTAATACCAATCATATGATTAAGCTTTTAAAAAAGGAACATATCATGAAATTATCAATGCTGGCCATAAATTTACAGTTAAATTGCTTACTTTTTGGGTCATTTTAATTTAACTCAACCCATTTTtaagacaaggagaagaagacaaTCTACTTAAAGCAGAAGTACGTAGCTTATATATAGCGTGAGGATATGTAAATAAAAAAGTCCAATATCGGTGAAAGAATAAATCTTTTATGAGGTTTAGTTACTCATCATATTGCAAATttattttatggtggaatcctAACTTTATTCATGGTATGTTGACCCATGTTGCATTAATATTAATTTGAAATCTAGAATTGCAGGCTCTGCTGATATTTATTTTTGGCGActttggaaaaaataaaaatatgaagcAGTTTTATTGGAGCAGATGGCGTCTTTGGATGAAGTCAGTATTCGACAGATATTGGTATTGTAATTACAAGAAAAGCTTGAATCATCACGACATTTTgcttgatttaaaaaaaaaaaattatgcaaatGATTGACAAACAGGAAATGACGAACAGTTAAACACATTTCAATCCTcgatttcatttattttttttggagttACAAAAATTGCCCCCAACCGAAGTACTTAATATGCTCAAAATATATTTCAGAACTGCATAAAGGGTCACACTCCAATCGAATTTCATCTTAATCACAAGTAGGAGCATACATATTGAGATTGAAAGATGGTGACGAATTATGTTTGACTTGACTATAGAGCAAAAGACTGATCGAACATTTCCTTGCAATGTGGATGTGTTTAAGGAGTTCCAACTTGATGATCCACTAGAAATTAGGTTACAAAAATATTGGAGGTCAATAGCTGGTGATTTTATTTCGTCTCAGAGAGTATATATGCGGAAAATTAGGTGCAAATGGAAAAGATGCtgagaaagaaaactaaaaccAACCATTTCAGTTTTTGACACGTAAATTAGAATTCTTCAAAGTTTTTAGTTGAAAATGGGGCATAAGTCTGAAAAATGCTGAAAGATATGGCCATGAGACCCAAATTATATCTAACTAGCAGCCAACCTAAAACAGGAGCTTGCTAAAAAAAGACTGCACAAACTGCATGACAAACTCAAACGAACCAAATCATCAACAACAACCATTTATTTACATAATGTGTCTAATTTCACAAAATCAACTTTGATGCATAAGAGAGATAACGACACACAAGAAAAGCctttaaaatataaaacaacccataaataataatattcaaCATCTCCTTATAGGAGATTTACAATTAAAAATCTTTGTGCGATAAGTAGAATATCGATTGACAAATGGGGTTGTTGGGGTTGGCAAAACGATATTATTTTCTTAAGTGTATCTCCAAGGAAATAGAGCCATGCGTactatatatttctttttatttacttttttttttataacaaaacgATATTACTATCATTGTTTAaaactaaattattttatttaaatatacaCTCAATTATTATGTATTCCTGTTCTTCGTAAAGTGAATTGAATTGGTTTTAAGAAtcttatattgtcaattggttttatgaatcTCACATTGTTGGAAAAGGGATTTGACATAACCTTATAAGTAAATTGCGCTATTCTCTATATTGCTAATTGAATTTATGGTAGAACCGTGGaaccccaactttcttcatgatatCCGAGCAACGGCTACATATGTTCCACATCATCTTGTTTGTGTTTTACACGTGAAGAGGCGTGTTGTTGAGTACGAGCCTCTCATTGACGGGAGTAAAGACCTTGCATAAACTTATAAGTAGGTTTGATTATGCTCAATATTACAAGTTAATTTTGCAGTGAAATCTCCATTTTTTTCCCATTCTTAATCACAAGTTCAaaacaattaattattgttgAATAATTGCATGATCAttgttgttttcttcttttcatgtGATAAATTCTTTGGTTGATGATAACAAGTGGGACAAAAGGATATATCGAATAATCCAAGATCAAATACCGTCTGGCATTGGATTTTTGTATCCGTTGTCCATTCGTCCCAATTGCATTTCTTTCTGTTACCAATTCCAATCGATGAGGTTTCAGTCTTTCAAAAGAATCGATTTGtgattaattaaaatatattcAAAACGAACCCCTTTAACAAATTTCCTTTTCAAGGGAAAAAAATTGTCGGTAGGTTAGAGACAACATAGAGGTGGTTAAAATAATGATTTAATGCATGTCACCTAGTTCCCCTTCCCCCAATGGTATGATAACCTTGcttaataatgaaaacaattttatCAGTAGATTTAGATTATCAATAGTATCAATTTGCTATTTTTGTTATCAAAATAATTATCTTCAGGACATAAACTTTATCATTTATATCAATGATTTTAAGTTGGTGGTGTATTATGATATGACGATATATGATATGTAGAAAAAGACGCCCTTTTTATATTAgaaaaatcctaattttttttataaaattagcCTAAAATGAAATAAAGTCCTTAAGTAATTAATGACACGAACTAGAAAAGAATCATTTTTTACTTGTGAAACCACCATTTACTTTGCACCCCGGATTTTATCTCGATTCAGcatttggaaaattctataaaactACGAAAAACGTAGCTTTATGTCTTAGCTTTCCATGAATATGACATGTTACTAGAAAAATCAGGAATGACATCAAACCTTCATTCTCCCACAGCTGCACAGTTTTGACGGGATGCAATTTTTGCAGGATTGATTTACAAAACTTGAATGAATGGCTTcagggaaaattatgaaatttgttCACAATGATCTTCAACCTCTTAGATTCCTTCTCCAATTGGCCTTGCAGAAAAACTCCTCTGAAAAGTCGATTATTACCAAAAACGTTCTAAGTGCACACCTTAGATGAAGTTAAGAATCAGTAATAAAATCTATAATtaacataaaaatattaaaaaatgaagCACCTATCAAGTGGACATTGTTTATATATAGCTTTAATTAGCGTGATTCGAGTATTCTATGACATCAAGCAAGTTGGTCgttttcttgtgttttttttttttttttttggtcaagttTTCTTGTGCATTTTTAACTTCAACATAGAGAGCTCTCATAAGCCATATGATGCAACGGTCACAAGAAAAGGACATTGACCTACACAAATCCATCGACTTAGTTTTAATGAGTAAAACACGAGAGAATATGTATTCTAATCTGTTATAAAAAAAGGAATGTACGATCGAGAAAAGCTAAAGAATGTTCGTGTTTTTACCAACTTCAGTCAAAACCAAAGCCAACTTGAATCAATCTCTATGCTTTCATACTAAAGGGTCGTTTTTAGGCAGCAAGTTATCCCTCTAAAAGAAAAAGCTACGAGATTAATTAATATCTTTAAATTAGGTATTTAAAGTTAAGAGACATTTTAGATAcggtccctaactatcaatattctttaacTGAACCATTctctgtttttagttttttatcgaagtctctaacattaatgtaataatgtaagttattatatgttttgaactaaaaattaaaatttgaaatttgtatttgtttatattaatgagattttaaatataacCCATCATTTGtgagattaaaaataataaaatataaattatactctctattatattgtgtgtgtataaatatgggtacattcatcaaaattaacaaaaaaaaatgattgtaccaaaacatgggtacattcttcaaaacacagaaaacaaaaaataggcttaataacattagaaaatttctttgattaaacttgatatagatacattctcaaatcaacgaaaaagaatgtatccatataagtttaaaaatggattaaaaatttttgaatggattttatattaaaaaattgggtacattttatattgaaaaaatGGTACAGtatgcatataacaaattagtatatttaagaataggtacatttaagattaaaaaattaagaatctttttataaaaaaactaatgggtacaaacttattctaatttatttattttttatttgagaaatgtttgaattgaaaattaattaggagttcaATAGAGGTGTGATTATTAAAATCCcgaatcaattactaatttttattttaaaaatatgttataaatatgtaagtttattattacattaatgctagacttcaatcaaaatttgaaaactaataagATGATGAACATTaataactagggaccggatactaatttttcctaaagTTAATTGCATAGGTTTAGGTTTACAAATTGTATCCCCAGACAGCAATTAACGACTTCTTAAAACCCTAGAAACTTCATGTGACCTCATGGTggaatatgaacatatacaatagggatctttaacaaaaaacttccgatattgttcactttaacgaaaaatcacatttttacgctaaaaagtcaattctagtactattcattttacttttttttttaattattatttgaaatatataaacaaatgaCTAAAAAGGTTGATGCTTTGTTAATTCGTTTTAAAGAGCAGACTTCAACTAATCATTGCTTTAAGTACCAGAGCAAAATTGAGGCCAGCTGTTCATTCATTGCTCTGCAGCCCAACTCCAAGCTGCAAGTTTGTTCTTGGTGGAAACATGGGGTGCAGGCCATCAGATAAGCCGAAGGCAAAACACAGAAAGGGATTGTGGTCACCAGAAGAAGACCTAAGGCTTCGAAACTACATCCTCAAACACGGCCACGGCTGCTGGAGCTCCGTCCCGATAAACGCCGGTGAGTTTTCCATTTCCAGTTTTGTTTTTCCAGCCACACCCCTAAATCAACCCAGCATGGTATTAGTTTATGAATGCATCATAACTATATATTTTCATAGATG
Proteins encoded in this region:
- the LOC126628938 gene encoding pre-mRNA cleavage factor Im 25 kDa subunit 2, coding for MVMSAVVNTYPLSSYTFGTKEPKMEKDTSVADRLARMKVNYMKEGMRTSVEAILLVQEHNHPHILLLQIGNTFCKLPGGRLKPGENEIEGLKRKLTSKLGANSPALVPDWQIGECVAIWWRPNFETIMYPYCPPHITKPKECKKLFLVHLSEREYFAVPKNLKLLAVPLFELYDNVQRYGPVISTIPQQLSRFQFNMISS